AACTGGGAGAGTCTATACCACGAGCCAACGGAGGAAGAATCCAGGGTCCACCATAGTGATGAACATGGTACGCATGACTCGGGTCATTAAAACTACTTCCAATGCAATCTGCCACAGTAAGACCTGCTGGATCGAATCCAGTTGAACGGAAGAAACTCATCCCAAGCAATGTACTTGGAGTGGTGGTCTTCGTGCTTACTGAAATGATGTTTTTCGGTGGACTCATCAGCGCTTACATGATCGTAAAAGCAGGCAACATCATGTGGCCTCCGCCCGATCAGCCCCGGCTTCCTGTTACTTTAACCGCATTCAATACGCTTTTCCTGGTGGGTAGTGGCGTTCTGGTTTATCTCTCAAACAAGTCGCTGGCTCGTGGGGATACTGCTGCGTCTAAGAAGCAACTCGGATTGGCTATTCTTCTAGGTCTCGTTTTTGTTGGCGTCCAGGGATTCGAGTGGGTTCGCATGCTGGGTCACGGCTTAACCATGACCTCCAGCACCTATGGTAGCTTTTTCTATATGATTATCGGTTGCCATGCCTTGCATGTATTTGGTGCCTTGGCAGTTTTGATTAATGTGTTCTTCAAATTCTCCAACTCCGATTTTAAGCATTCCAGCTATTGGGGAGTGCAGGTTTTCTGGTATTTTGTAGTGGGTGTGTGGCCGATCTTATACGTTTTGGTCTACCTATCATGAAAATGAAATCGATAGCCAGCTTCACTTTCGTGTGTTTCTTCTTGGCGATAAACCAGGCAGAAGCTTGTCCGGTTTGCTTCCAGTCAAATGGTGAAGAATCGCGTTGGGCATTCTATGCTACGACCGCATTGCTTACTTTCCTTCCGCTTTCGATGGTGGGAGGTGCTGTTGTTTACCTGAGGAAAAGGTTCGATCGGCTTAAGA
This is a stretch of genomic DNA from Verrucomicrobiota bacterium. It encodes these proteins:
- a CDS encoding cytochrome c oxidase subunit 3, coding for MQSATVRPAGSNPVERKKLIPSNVLGVVVFVLTEMMFFGGLISAYMIVKAGNIMWPPPDQPRLPVTLTAFNTLFLVGSGVLVYLSNKSLARGDTAASKKQLGLAILLGLVFVGVQGFEWVRMLGHGLTMTSSTYGSFFYMIIGCHALHVFGALAVLINVFFKFSNSDFKHSSYWGVQVFWYFVVGVWPILYVLVYLS